A window of the Bacillus sp. A301a_S52 genome harbors these coding sequences:
- a CDS encoding YqzK family protein, producing the protein MMTKFKQALHTLWIFFLFIGCTVLFYYGILWVGEEYREYHRYEEPQGRAVKVFNSSIEDDVEGNFSIADRLRLFFITGE; encoded by the coding sequence ATGATGACAAAATTTAAACAAGCTTTACACACATTGTGGATCTTTTTCTTATTCATAGGGTGCACGGTACTGTTTTATTATGGTATTCTATGGGTAGGTGAAGAATATAGAGAGTATCATCGTTATGAGGAGCCACAAGGGCGAGCAGTTAAAGTGTTTAATTCATCTATAGAAGACGATGTAGAAGGGAACTTCTCAATTGCTGACCGGCTACGCCTTTTTTTTATTACTGGCGAGTAG
- the xerD gene encoding site-specific tyrosine recombinase XerD, translating into METELKAFIHYLIVEKGLAQNSIKAYERDLKAYTHFLIKTKNLVGLETVKKSDILHFLQYLNDSGKAGSSISRMLSSIRSFHQFLIREKYTTHDPTLHVEMPRPDKKLPKILSTTEVEALLEAPDTHTALGLRNKAMLEVLYASGLRVSELCHLKLSDIHLQMGFIRCIGKGNKERIIPLGQMAARALDTYLEESRPKLVKRKDHELLFVNHHGRPISRQGFWKMLKQLALKGKINKKLTPHTLRHSFATHLLENGADLRAVQEMLGHADISTTQIYTHVTKVRMKEVYTKYHPRA; encoded by the coding sequence TTGGAAACTGAATTGAAAGCGTTTATTCATTATTTAATTGTAGAAAAGGGTCTTGCACAAAATTCTATAAAAGCTTATGAAAGAGACTTAAAAGCTTATACTCACTTTTTAATAAAGACTAAAAATCTAGTTGGACTTGAGACAGTTAAGAAGTCAGACATTCTACATTTTTTGCAATACTTGAACGACAGTGGTAAAGCGGGAAGTTCTATTTCTAGAATGTTGTCATCTATTCGTTCATTCCATCAGTTTTTAATAAGAGAAAAATACACAACGCACGACCCAACACTTCATGTAGAAATGCCACGCCCTGATAAGAAGTTACCTAAAATTCTTTCCACCACAGAAGTTGAAGCTTTGTTAGAAGCGCCAGATACGCATACAGCGCTCGGTTTGAGGAACAAAGCAATGCTAGAAGTCCTTTACGCCAGTGGTTTAAGAGTAAGTGAATTGTGTCATTTAAAGTTATCAGACATCCACCTGCAAATGGGGTTTATTAGATGTATAGGAAAAGGGAATAAAGAACGTATTATTCCATTAGGACAAATGGCAGCTCGTGCTCTTGATACATACTTAGAAGAAAGTCGGCCAAAACTAGTGAAAAGGAAAGACCATGAATTATTATTTGTCAATCATCACGGAAGACCCATAAGTCGACAAGGCTTTTGGAAAATGCTAAAACAGCTAGCTTTAAAGGGGAAAATTAACAAAAAATTAACGCCGCATACGTTAAGGCACTCTTTTGCAACACATTTATTAGAAAATGGAGCAGATTTAAGAGCAGTTCAAGAAATGCTTGGACATGCTGACATATCGACAACGCAAATTTATACACATGTAACAAAAGTGAGAATGAAAGAAGTTTACACTAAATACCATCCGCGAGCTTAA
- the deoB gene encoding phosphopentomutase — MSNYKFKRVFLIVMDSVGVGEAPDAKAFNDEGADTLGHIADYMDGLSMPHMDQLGLAHIKPYKGGSKPTSPKAFYGKMAEASVGKDTMTGHWEIMGLRIDKPFRTFPDGFPEELISEIELRTGRKVIGNKPASGTEILDELGEAHLKSGDLIIYTSADSVLQIAAHEEIIPAEELWEICKMARQLTLDEKYMVGRVIARPFIGVPGNWERTSNRHDYALKPFGRTVMNELKDNEFDSLAIGKISDIYDGEGITKSLRTTSNMDGMDKLNETVAMNFTGLSFLNLVDFDAKFGHRRDPIGYGHALEEYDARLPEVIDNLRDDDLLIITADHGNDPVHHGTDHTREYVPLLVYNTRLNGGKSIGTRETFADIGATIADNFNVKAPENGTSFLNELK, encoded by the coding sequence ATGAGTAATTATAAATTTAAACGCGTTTTTTTAATTGTCATGGATTCTGTAGGAGTTGGAGAGGCTCCAGATGCAAAAGCATTTAATGATGAAGGGGCAGATACGCTAGGACACATTGCAGACTATATGGATGGACTTAGTATGCCACATATGGATCAATTAGGGTTAGCTCATATTAAACCCTATAAAGGCGGTTCCAAACCTACTTCCCCGAAAGCTTTTTATGGAAAGATGGCAGAAGCATCTGTAGGAAAAGATACGATGACAGGCCATTGGGAAATAATGGGCCTCCGTATTGACAAGCCTTTTCGTACTTTCCCAGACGGTTTTCCTGAAGAGCTCATTAGTGAAATTGAATTGAGAACAGGAAGAAAAGTGATTGGTAATAAACCAGCATCAGGCACTGAAATTCTTGATGAACTTGGTGAAGCACATTTGAAATCAGGCGACTTAATCATTTACACATCTGCTGATTCTGTTCTGCAAATTGCCGCTCACGAAGAAATCATACCAGCCGAAGAATTATGGGAGATTTGTAAAATGGCACGGCAACTTACTCTAGATGAGAAATATATGGTAGGTCGTGTTATCGCTAGACCGTTTATTGGCGTGCCTGGCAATTGGGAGAGGACATCAAACAGACATGACTATGCTCTAAAGCCTTTTGGACGAACTGTCATGAATGAATTGAAAGATAATGAGTTTGACTCACTAGCCATAGGAAAAATCTCGGATATATATGACGGAGAAGGTATTACAAAATCCTTACGGACAACGTCTAATATGGATGGTATGGATAAGCTTAATGAGACAGTTGCAATGAATTTCACAGGACTAAGTTTTCTTAATCTCGTGGACTTTGATGCTAAATTCGGCCACCGGAGAGACCCGATCGGTTATGGTCATGCTTTAGAGGAATATGATGCTCGTCTACCAGAAGTAATAGACAACTTACGTGATGATGACTTATTAATTATTACGGCTGATCATGGAAATGACCCTGTTCATCACGGAACAGACCATACGCGGGAGTATGTCCCATTACTCGTATACAACACTAGATTGAATGGAGGGAAATCTATAGGAACTAGGGAAACATTTGCTGATATTGGCGCCACTATTGCTGATAATTTTAATGTGAAGGCACCTGAAAATGGCACCAGCTTTCTAAATGAGCTTAAATAG
- a CDS encoding purine-nucleoside phosphorylase: MKRVKLTVTANTIKEAKEYIESKLTVKPTIGLILGSGLGVLADDIKDPVTIPYKDIPGFPQSTVTGHKGQFVIGELEGKIVAAMQGRFHYYEGYTMALVTLPVRVMKAMGVDNLIVTNAAGGINESYQPGDLMLIKDHINMFGTNPLIGPNDEGVGVRFPDMSQAYTPNLIELAENVAESLSLEVHKGVYVGNTGPAYETPAEVRMLRTLGGDAVGMSTVPEVIVARHSNMSVLGISCISNMAAGILDQPLTHDEVMETTERVKSNFLSFVKATIKRL; the protein is encoded by the coding sequence ATGAAACGAGTGAAATTAACAGTAACCGCGAATACAATCAAAGAAGCGAAAGAATATATTGAAAGTAAATTAACTGTTAAGCCGACTATAGGCCTTATTCTTGGATCAGGTCTCGGTGTTCTGGCAGATGACATTAAAGATCCAGTTACGATTCCTTATAAAGATATCCCAGGGTTTCCACAATCAACGGTAACGGGGCACAAAGGACAATTTGTTATAGGTGAGCTTGAAGGTAAAATTGTCGCTGCTATGCAAGGAAGATTTCATTATTATGAAGGTTATACGATGGCATTAGTGACGCTTCCTGTTCGCGTCATGAAAGCGATGGGCGTGGACAATTTAATTGTGACGAATGCTGCTGGAGGCATAAATGAATCCTATCAGCCAGGTGATTTGATGCTAATTAAAGATCATATTAATATGTTTGGCACGAATCCTCTCATAGGACCGAATGATGAAGGAGTAGGTGTGAGATTTCCAGATATGTCACAAGCATATACTCCAAACCTAATAGAATTAGCTGAAAATGTGGCAGAATCTCTAAGTTTAGAGGTTCATAAAGGGGTTTATGTTGGCAATACAGGTCCTGCTTATGAAACTCCAGCTGAAGTTAGAATGTTGCGCACTCTTGGAGGAGATGCAGTAGGAATGTCTACAGTACCAGAAGTTATAGTGGCAAGACATAGTAATATGTCCGTTTTAGGGATTTCTTGTATTTCTAATATGGCAGCTGGAATTCTTGACCAGCCGTTAACTCACGATGAAGTTATGGAAACAACAGAACGAGTCAAATCAAACTTTCTTAGTTTTGTAAAAGCGACTATTAAAAGGCTTTAA
- a CDS encoding pyrimidine-nucleoside phosphorylase, translating into MRMVDLIEKKRNGLAHTKEEIKFIIEGYTDESIPEYQMSAWAMAVFFQDMSVDEKAWLTEAMVHSGDTIDLSAIEGVKVDKHSTGGVGDTTTLVLAPLVASVGVPVAKMSGRGLGHTGGTIDKLEAIKGFNVEISNDTFIELVNKNKAAVIGQTQNLTPADKKLYGLRDVTATVNSIPLIASSIMSKKIASGADRIVLDVKTGAGAFMKELSHAKKLAEAMVTIGNNLGRQTSAIISDMSQPLGFMIGNALEVKEAIDTLKGEGPEDLTDLCLTLGSQMVVLAGKAESLENAKELLQGAIDSGKAIEQFKVFIAAQEGDATVVDYPEKLPQSSYKIDVLSENEGFVSGIVADQIGTAAMLLGAGRVTKSSEIDLAVGLELKKKIGDSISIGEPLVTIHANSDNISEIKSKILKSYKITPLEVGAPELIYDVLT; encoded by the coding sequence ATGAGAATGGTTGATTTAATAGAAAAAAAACGGAACGGGCTGGCGCACACTAAAGAAGAAATAAAATTTATCATTGAGGGATATACAGATGAATCGATTCCTGAATATCAAATGAGTGCTTGGGCAATGGCTGTTTTTTTTCAAGATATGTCAGTAGATGAAAAAGCGTGGTTAACCGAAGCAATGGTTCATTCTGGTGACACAATAGATTTATCCGCTATTGAAGGTGTCAAAGTTGATAAGCATTCTACTGGAGGCGTTGGGGATACGACGACACTCGTCCTTGCCCCACTAGTAGCAAGTGTCGGTGTGCCAGTAGCTAAGATGAGTGGGCGTGGACTAGGACATACGGGCGGAACAATTGATAAGTTGGAAGCAATAAAAGGATTTAATGTGGAAATATCAAATGATACGTTCATTGAACTTGTTAATAAAAATAAAGCAGCGGTTATCGGTCAAACGCAAAATTTAACACCGGCTGATAAAAAGTTGTATGGGTTACGGGATGTGACTGCTACCGTTAATTCTATCCCCCTTATTGCAAGTTCTATCATGAGTAAAAAAATTGCTTCTGGTGCAGATAGAATCGTACTAGATGTTAAAACGGGTGCAGGCGCCTTTATGAAAGAGTTGTCCCATGCAAAAAAACTAGCAGAAGCGATGGTGACTATCGGAAATAATCTTGGCAGACAAACTTCTGCTATTATCTCGGATATGAGTCAGCCATTAGGTTTTATGATAGGAAATGCTCTTGAAGTTAAAGAGGCTATCGATACGTTAAAGGGAGAAGGTCCTGAAGATCTAACAGACCTATGTTTAACTCTAGGCAGCCAAATGGTTGTCTTAGCTGGAAAGGCAGAGTCGTTAGAAAATGCCAAAGAGTTACTGCAAGGAGCGATTGATTCAGGGAAGGCTATTGAGCAATTTAAAGTATTTATTGCAGCACAAGAAGGGGATGCCACTGTAGTGGACTATCCTGAAAAGCTGCCTCAATCTTCCTATAAAATAGATGTGTTAAGTGAAAATGAAGGCTTTGTTTCAGGTATTGTTGCTGATCAAATTGGCACGGCCGCTATGCTTTTAGGTGCAGGCCGGGTTACGAAGTCATCTGAAATTGATTTAGCTGTTGGCTTAGAATTAAAAAAGAAAATCGGGGATTCAATTTCAATAGGAGAGCCTCTTGTGACGATTCATGCTAATAGTGATAATATTTCCGAAATTAAATCCAAAATTCTTAAATCTTATAAGATAACACCTTTAGAAGTAGGGGCGCCTGAATTAATTTATGATGTGTTGACGTGA
- a CDS encoding D-alanyl-D-alanine carboxypeptidase: MKKLVTGCLSVLFFLTHIGFTSAEETTLEFAEEATSAILMERDTGTVLFDKNSHERLPPASMTKIMTMLLIMEAIDEGRLNWDDKVRTSERAASMGGSQIFLEPGEEMTVKEMMKGIAIVSGNDASVAMAEHLAGTEKEFVRLMNDRAKELGLTNTLFANSNGLPADNHYSSAYDLAIMGKALLQHEKITEFTSIYEDYLREDTSDPFWLVNTNKLIKFYPGVDGLKTGYTEEAKYCLTASANKDGMRMISVVMGAPATKDRNRYITEMFDYAYSQFELHNRYQPEDILAEAKIDKGARRHVNLVPATPVSLLIKKGQSLDGLTEKVTVSDHVRAPVKKGDQLGIITLHQDGKEVLSQPLVAQDDIKEASIWQLMKRAKDALSGRAS; the protein is encoded by the coding sequence GTGAAGAAACTAGTGACAGGGTGTTTAAGTGTACTTTTCTTTTTGACTCATATTGGTTTCACTTCAGCAGAAGAAACGACTCTTGAGTTCGCAGAAGAAGCGACTTCAGCTATATTGATGGAAAGAGATACTGGAACCGTATTATTTGATAAAAACAGTCACGAAAGGCTGCCCCCAGCGAGCATGACAAAGATTATGACGATGTTGTTGATCATGGAAGCTATCGATGAAGGAAGACTTAACTGGGATGATAAAGTTAGAACAAGTGAACGTGCTGCTTCTATGGGAGGGTCACAAATTTTTCTTGAACCTGGCGAAGAAATGACAGTCAAGGAAATGATGAAAGGTATTGCCATTGTCTCTGGTAATGATGCATCCGTTGCCATGGCAGAACATTTAGCAGGGACTGAAAAAGAGTTCGTTCGTTTAATGAATGATAGAGCAAAAGAATTAGGTTTGACGAACACCTTGTTCGCTAATTCTAACGGCCTTCCAGCAGACAACCACTATTCTTCTGCTTATGACCTTGCGATAATGGGCAAAGCTCTATTACAACATGAAAAGATAACCGAGTTTACAAGTATTTATGAAGATTACTTACGGGAAGATACCTCAGACCCTTTTTGGCTCGTCAATACGAATAAGCTTATAAAGTTCTATCCCGGGGTAGATGGCTTAAAAACTGGTTATACAGAAGAAGCAAAGTATTGTCTTACAGCCAGTGCAAATAAAGATGGGATGAGAATGATTTCAGTTGTCATGGGTGCACCTGCTACAAAAGATCGTAATCGTTATATTACTGAAATGTTCGATTATGCTTACAGCCAATTTGAATTACACAATCGGTATCAGCCAGAAGATATACTTGCTGAAGCAAAAATAGATAAAGGAGCGAGGAGACATGTAAACCTAGTTCCTGCAACCCCTGTCTCATTACTTATAAAAAAAGGACAATCGTTAGATGGTTTGACTGAAAAAGTGACAGTTAGTGATCATGTCAGAGCTCCTGTGAAAAAAGGAGATCAATTAGGAATTATAACTCTTCACCAAGACGGAAAAGAGGTTCTTAGCCAGCCGTTAGTTGCACAGGATGATATAAAAGAAGCTAGTATATGGCAGCTCATGAAGCGTGCTAAAGATGCATTGTCGGGCCGTGCTTCGTAA
- the spoIIAA gene encoding anti-sigma F factor antagonist, which translates to MSLLIDLEQKGDILCVRLVGELDHHTAVKLRDRVDTALNEQGLTHVLLNLEKLTFMDSSGLGVVLGRYKKVQAVNGEMVVCCLSQQVRRLFELSGLFKIVTFTANEREALNSLGAAS; encoded by the coding sequence ATGAGTTTACTGATTGATTTAGAGCAAAAAGGTGACATTCTTTGTGTCAGACTCGTAGGAGAATTAGATCATCACACAGCTGTTAAACTAAGGGACAGGGTAGACACAGCCTTGAATGAACAAGGGCTAACACATGTTCTGCTTAATTTAGAAAAACTGACCTTCATGGATAGTTCTGGTTTGGGGGTTGTGCTTGGTCGTTATAAAAAAGTTCAAGCGGTTAATGGAGAAATGGTAGTATGCTGCTTATCTCAGCAGGTGAGACGATTATTTGAATTATCTGGCCTTTTTAAAATTGTGACGTTCACTGCGAATGAAAGGGAAGCGTTGAACAGTTTGGGGGCTGCTTCATGA
- the spoIIAB gene encoding anti-sigma F factor: MRNRMELSFTAVSANESFARVSVAAFVAQLDPTMDELTEIKTVVSEAVTNAIIHGYGENDEGIVYVEVELVDGTVHLVVRDEGLGISNLEEARLPLYTSKPELERSGMGFTIMENFMDDVSVESSPLEGTTVTLVKRLSKQNVLCN; the protein is encoded by the coding sequence ATGAGAAACCGAATGGAATTATCCTTTACAGCTGTAAGTGCTAACGAATCATTTGCAAGAGTTTCAGTAGCTGCGTTTGTTGCCCAATTGGATCCCACTATGGATGAACTTACTGAAATAAAAACTGTTGTGAGTGAAGCCGTAACGAATGCAATTATTCACGGTTATGGGGAAAATGATGAGGGTATTGTTTATGTCGAAGTTGAATTAGTAGACGGAACCGTCCATCTAGTCGTCCGTGATGAGGGCTTAGGCATATCGAACTTGGAAGAAGCAAGACTACCATTGTATACTTCAAAACCGGAACTAGAACGAAGCGGTATGGGATTTACAATTATGGAGAACTTTATGGATGACGTTTCAGTAGAATCGAGTCCCTTAGAGGGCACGACTGTCACACTTGTAAAACGCCTGTCAAAACAAAATGTACTCTGTAATTGA
- the sigF gene encoding RNA polymerase sporulation sigma factor SigF, translating to MNVEFKDNQKKYLKDDEVKKLIAQAQEGNQEARDRIVSHNTRLVWSVVQRFLNRGYDQEDLFQIGCIGLIKSVDKFDLSFDVKFSTYAVPMIIGEIQRFLRDDGTVKVSRSIKETANHIRKMSDELAKTFGRVPTIQEIAEKLDISPEEVVFAQEANRQLASIHETVYENDGDPITILDQISDENDTKWFDKIALKDEIDRLSEREKLIIFLRYYKDQTQSQVAERLGISQVQVSRLEKKILIQLKEQLNE from the coding sequence ATGAATGTAGAATTTAAAGATAATCAGAAGAAGTATTTAAAAGATGATGAAGTAAAAAAACTGATCGCACAAGCTCAAGAAGGCAATCAGGAAGCTCGTGACCGCATCGTCAGTCATAATACTAGGTTAGTCTGGTCAGTCGTACAACGATTTTTAAATAGGGGCTATGACCAAGAGGATTTATTTCAAATTGGGTGCATAGGCTTAATTAAATCAGTAGATAAATTTGATTTATCTTTTGATGTCAAATTTTCTACGTATGCTGTTCCTATGATTATTGGAGAAATTCAGCGTTTTCTACGAGATGACGGCACAGTAAAAGTAAGCCGATCAATTAAAGAAACAGCGAATCATATTCGCAAGATGAGTGATGAGCTAGCAAAAACGTTTGGTAGAGTACCGACTATCCAAGAAATTGCAGAAAAATTAGACATCAGCCCTGAAGAAGTTGTATTTGCTCAAGAAGCCAATCGGCAATTAGCTTCTATTCATGAAACAGTCTATGAAAATGATGGTGACCCTATTACTATTCTCGACCAAATTTCTGATGAAAATGATACGAAATGGTTCGATAAAATAGCATTAAAAGATGAAATTGACAGATTATCAGAACGTGAAAAATTAATCATTTTTCTAAGGTATTATAAGGACCAAACACAATCTCAGGTAGCAGAAAGACTTGGAATCTCTCAAGTACAGGTTTCACGACTAGAAAAGAAAATTCTAATTCAATTAAAAGAACAGCTCAACGAATAA
- a CDS encoding spore germination protein encodes MELRKGEINLSREELDETKIDHPFVADIHENERRIIERVGIGESFDVGIRKIHVLDKEVQFYFVNGLCDIDYIIELLKELMFLDATERKRTKVREQIENRLTHVQVEYADTLDTAIKQMLSGLIFILIEGEAEAIVIDVRSYPGRGPEEPDTERVVRGSRDGYTENIIENTALTRRRIRDERLRNEMMQVGRRSKTDICLSYIKGVADPDLVNIVRKELEAIDIDGLTMADKVVEEFVVKQGINPFPMVRYTERPDVAATHLLEGHVILFVDTSPSIIVFPATFFHHVQHAEEYRQAPIVGTFFRWVRFLGMMFALFILPLWLLMVLEPSLIPEQLHYIGPEETTNVPIFAQMVFAELGIELLRMAAIHTPSPLATALGLVAALLIGEIAIEVGLLVPEVILYVSFAAIGMFATPSYEMAIALKILRIAVLIAVVLFKVPGFVIATTVFFILIARTKPLNAPYLWPFLPFYPKAFWDILIRQPIPLKRRRPSIVKPRDPIKQS; translated from the coding sequence ATGGAATTACGGAAAGGAGAGATTAACTTGAGTCGTGAGGAACTGGATGAAACAAAAATTGATCATCCATTCGTAGCAGATATACATGAAAATGAGCGTCGAATAATAGAACGAGTGGGTATTGGTGAAAGCTTTGACGTAGGAATTAGAAAAATTCATGTACTCGATAAAGAAGTACAATTTTATTTTGTTAATGGTCTTTGCGACATCGACTATATCATTGAGCTGTTAAAAGAGCTCATGTTTTTGGACGCCACTGAAAGAAAGCGAACTAAAGTAAGAGAACAAATTGAAAATCGATTGACTCACGTGCAAGTGGAGTATGCTGATACATTAGATACAGCTATTAAACAAATGCTTTCGGGGCTTATATTTATCCTCATTGAAGGTGAAGCAGAGGCCATTGTCATAGATGTACGGAGTTATCCTGGGCGTGGACCTGAGGAACCTGATACAGAGCGAGTAGTACGAGGAAGCCGTGATGGGTATACGGAAAATATTATTGAGAATACGGCGTTAACTAGACGGCGAATTCGGGATGAAAGATTACGTAATGAAATGATGCAAGTTGGCAGGAGATCAAAGACAGATATCTGTTTATCGTATATTAAAGGAGTTGCTGACCCGGACCTTGTGAATATTGTTCGAAAAGAATTAGAAGCGATCGATATAGACGGATTAACAATGGCAGACAAAGTGGTTGAAGAGTTCGTCGTTAAGCAAGGAATTAATCCCTTTCCGATGGTTCGTTATACAGAGAGGCCAGATGTAGCCGCTACCCATTTGTTAGAAGGGCATGTTATTTTATTTGTAGATACTTCACCAAGTATCATCGTGTTTCCAGCTACTTTTTTTCATCATGTGCAACATGCGGAAGAATATCGTCAAGCTCCTATTGTTGGCACTTTTTTTCGGTGGGTACGCTTTTTGGGTATGATGTTTGCTTTATTTATTTTGCCATTATGGTTATTAATGGTGTTAGAACCATCACTCATTCCTGAACAACTACACTACATTGGACCTGAAGAAACAACGAATGTACCTATATTTGCTCAAATGGTCTTTGCCGAATTAGGAATTGAATTATTAAGGATGGCTGCAATACATACGCCTTCACCTTTAGCTACGGCCTTGGGGTTAGTGGCGGCTTTACTAATTGGTGAAATTGCCATTGAGGTGGGGTTGTTAGTACCAGAAGTTATTTTATATGTTTCCTTTGCTGCTATTGGTATGTTCGCAACACCAAGTTACGAAATGGCGATTGCATTAAAAATTTTAAGGATAGCAGTCCTCATAGCTGTTGTATTGTTTAAGGTGCCAGGCTTTGTCATTGCTACAACAGTCTTTTTTATCCTTATAGCTCGAACGAAACCTTTAAATGCACCGTATTTGTGGCCTTTTTTGCCCTTTTATCCGAAAGCATTTTGGGATATTTTAATACGCCAACCAATTCCATTAAAGCGACGTAGACCTAGTATTGTTAAACCAAGAGACCCAATTAAACAAAGCTAA
- the lysA gene encoding diaminopimelate decarboxylase, whose amino-acid sequence MGLYGTSSINNFGHLTIGGVDVTELAEFYGTPLYIYDVKDIRDRALAFKKAFEHQRVDYQVAYASKAFSCIAMIELAEELGLSLDVCSGGELFTAMKAGFPAERIHFHGNNKTPDELEMALKEGIGCIVVDNFTELSWLIAMTESMKTPMKVLIRITPGVEAHTHEYISTGQEDSKFGFDLNSGQAKKAIKMLLNHEYLYLQGVHSHIGSQIFRAEGFEEAVKEIYSSIARWHQEMGYYPDVLNVGGGFGIRYGENDHPLPLHVYVDKMVETAKSEAAKLKMPVPEIWIEPGRALVGEAGTTLYRIGTRKDIPDVRTYLSVDGGMTDNIRPALYQAEYEALLANKANDEKTELVSIAGKCCESGDMLIWDVKLPPAVQGDILAVSSTGAYGYAMANNYNRILRPAVVFVEDGEHTCVIERETFNDLVRHERSYRHQCQLKAVDSTANK is encoded by the coding sequence ATGGGTTTATACGGCACGAGCTCTATTAATAACTTTGGACATTTAACGATTGGTGGCGTTGACGTTACTGAATTAGCAGAATTTTATGGCACTCCGTTATATATATATGATGTGAAAGATATTCGTGATCGTGCGCTAGCTTTCAAGAAAGCTTTTGAACATCAACGTGTAGATTATCAAGTTGCTTATGCAAGTAAAGCATTTAGCTGCATCGCTATGATTGAGTTAGCTGAAGAACTGGGTTTAAGTTTGGATGTTTGTTCTGGTGGGGAACTGTTTACCGCTATGAAAGCAGGTTTTCCAGCCGAGAGAATTCATTTTCACGGTAATAATAAAACCCCTGATGAGTTGGAGATGGCTTTGAAAGAAGGAATTGGGTGTATTGTGGTTGATAACTTTACAGAGTTATCTTGGCTAATAGCCATGACTGAATCTATGAAAACGCCGATGAAAGTTCTTATTCGAATTACACCGGGGGTAGAAGCACACACACATGAATATATTTCGACAGGGCAAGAAGATTCTAAATTTGGATTTGATCTGAACAGTGGTCAAGCTAAAAAAGCAATTAAAATGTTACTAAATCATGAGTATCTTTACTTACAAGGTGTCCATTCCCACATAGGGTCACAAATTTTTCGAGCAGAGGGTTTTGAAGAAGCAGTGAAAGAAATTTATTCATCAATAGCCAGGTGGCATCAGGAAATGGGCTACTATCCAGACGTGTTAAATGTGGGGGGCGGCTTTGGTATTCGATATGGAGAGAACGATCATCCGTTGCCTTTGCATGTTTATGTTGACAAAATGGTAGAAACAGCGAAAAGTGAGGCAGCTAAACTCAAAATGCCAGTTCCAGAAATTTGGATTGAGCCAGGTCGAGCATTAGTCGGAGAAGCTGGTACGACCCTTTACCGTATTGGAACTAGAAAAGATATTCCTGATGTACGGACATATCTATCAGTGGACGGGGGGATGACAGATAATATTCGTCCAGCATTATATCAGGCAGAATATGAAGCTCTTCTAGCAAATAAAGCAAACGATGAAAAAACAGAACTCGTATCTATTGCAGGAAAATGCTGTGAAAGTGGCGATATGCTCATCTGGGATGTTAAGTTACCGCCAGCTGTTCAAGGTGATATTCTTGCAGTTTCATCTACAGGTGCATATGGCTATGCTATGGCTAATAATTATAACCGAATTCTTCGTCCTGCTGTGGTTTTTGTGGAAGATGGAGAACACACATGTGTTATTGAGAGAGAAACATTTAACGATTTAGTACGCCACGAGCGGTCTTATCGTCATCAGTGTCAACTTAAAGCTGTGGATTCCACTGCCAATAAATAA
- a CDS encoding peptidylprolyl isomerase: MKKGEIVFETGEKVVIEFYPDEAPGTVANFEKLANEGFYNGLNFHRVIPGFVAQGGCPQGTGTGGPGYAIKCETEGNPHKHEKGSLSMAHAGKDTGGSQFFLVFEPQPHLDGVHTVFGKVIEGIDVVDRIKQGDVMQKVTVYDA, translated from the coding sequence ATGAAAAAAGGCGAAATTGTATTTGAAACAGGAGAAAAAGTTGTCATTGAATTTTATCCAGACGAAGCACCGGGAACAGTGGCTAACTTTGAAAAATTAGCAAATGAAGGTTTTTATAACGGATTAAATTTCCATCGTGTTATTCCTGGCTTTGTAGCTCAAGGCGGTTGTCCTCAAGGTACAGGTACAGGGGGTCCTGGTTATGCGATAAAATGTGAAACAGAGGGTAATCCCCACAAACATGAAAAAGGAAGCTTATCAATGGCTCATGCAGGAAAAGATACAGGAGGAAGTCAATTTTTCCTCGTATTTGAACCTCAGCCTCATCTAGATGGTGTTCATACTGTGTTCGGTAAAGTTATTGAGGGTATTGATGTGGTTGATCGCATTAAGCAAGGGGATGTCATGCAAAAAGTAACTGTCTATGATGCATAA